The Microbacterium natoriense genomic interval CATACAGCAGCTCGAGCAGCGCTCTGTCGCGGATGCCGATCGGGTCCTCAGCCGACGGGGCGGTGAGCAGGCGCTCGACCTGATCGATTGTCAGGGCCTTCGGCAGCCGCCGGGGCGCCTTGGGCGGTCGGAGCCGGCCGGTGGGATCGTCCTGCTCGATGCCCTCGCGGGTCAGGAAGCGGTGCCAGCCGCGCACCGACGACTGCAGCCGGGCGAGGCTGGTCGCCGCCGGCGGAGGGCTCGCCGAGGAACGCTCCGCGATGAACCGACCGATGACGGCAGGAGTGATCTCCGACGTGTCCTCGACACCGGTCATCGCCAGCCACTCGACGTAGCCGCCGAGATCGTGCCGATACGCCGAGATCGTGTGCGCACTGAGACCACGCTCGATCGTGACATGACGCAGGTAGGCGTCGAGCGCACGCTCGAGCTGCACCGCTACTCCTTCGCGCGGCGCCGTGCGGCTGCGAGCACACCGATCGCGAGGATGCCGTTGCGCATCCGCCCTGCGAGCACAGCGTCGACGGCATCCGCCAGCGGCACCCATTCGAGACGGATGTCGGCCTCCTCGTCCTCGCGGTCGTGCACGGCTGCGGCCTGCTCGACGCCCGTCGCCAGGAAGATCTGGATCAGTTCGTCGTTGCCGCCAGGAGTGGTCCATGACGAGATCAGCTGCTCCCAGTGCGCGGCCACCAGGTCGGCCTCCTCGGCGAGCTCGCGCTGCGCGGCGAGAAGGGGCTCCTCCCCCGCGACGTCGAGCAGACCGGCAGGAAGCTCCCAGTCGCGATGACGGATCGGATGCCGGTACTGCTGGATCAGCAGGACACGGTCCTGATCGTCGATCGCGACGATCGCGACGGCGCCCGTGTGCTTGACGTACTGCCGCACCATCTCACCGTCGCCGTAGGAGACGCGGTCGGAGACCACATCCCACACGCGCCCTTGGAACACGAGATCGCTCTGCAGCACCTCGGGCGCGAACGGCTCGTCGCGCAGCTCAGTCATCTTCGCTGAACAGCTCGCTGGCGCGGTGCCGCTCGATGGCCGCGCCCACGAGGCCGCGGAACAGCGGGTGCGGGTCGGTCGGGCGCGAGCGAAGCTCGGGATGCGCCTGAGTGGCGATGTAGTACGGGTGCACGTCGCGCGGAAGCTCGACGTACTCGACGAGATCGAGCTCGGGGTTCAGACCCGAGAAGACCAGCCCCGCGTCCGAGAGACGCGCACGGTAGGCGTTGTTGACCTCGTAACGGTGGCGGTGGCGCTCGGACGCTTCGGGAGTTCCGTACAGTTCACGCGCGAGGGATCCCTCGGCGAGAGCGGCCTGGTAGAGACCGAGGCGCATGGTGCCCCCGAGGTCTCCGCCGTCGAGGATCTCGACCTGCTCGGCCATGGTCGCGATGACCGGCTCGGACGTCTCAGGGTCGAACTCGCTCGACGAGGCGCCCGCGATGCCGGCGACGTCGCGCGCGTATTCGATGACCATGCACTGCAGGCCGAGGCACAGGCCCAGCGTCGGGATGCCCTGCTCGCGCGCGAACTTCAGCGCGCCGAGCTTGCCCTCGATGCCGCGGATGCCGAACCCGCCGGGGATGCAGATGCCGTCGAGCTGAGCCAGCTGCTCCTTGGCGCCTTCTGGCGTCTCGCACAGGTCGGAGGGGATCCAGCGGATGTTGACCTTGGTCTCCTGCGCGAAGCCGCCGGCCTTGATGGCCTCGGTCACCGACAGGTACGCGTCGGGCAGATCGATGTACTTGCCGACGAGACCGATCGTGACCTCGTGCTTCGGGTTGTGCACCGCGTGCAGCACCCGGTTCCAGCGGGTCCAGTCGACGTCGACGGCCTTCTCGGCGAGGCCGAGGCGACGTACGATGTACGAGTCGAGTCCCTGGTCGTTCAGCGTGGACGGGATGTCGTAGATGCTCGGCAGGTCGACCGTGTTGATCACGCCTTCGACATCCACGTCGCACATCAGCGCGATCTTGTTGCGGTTGCTCTCGCTCACCGGGCGATCGCTGCGCAGCACCAGGGCGTCGGGCTGGATGCCGAGCTGGCGGAGTGCCGCGACCGAGTGCTGGGTCGGCTTGGTCTTCTGCTCGCCGGAGGCGCCCATGAAGGGCACGAGCGAGACGTGCACGAAGAACACGCTGTCGCGGCCGAGCTCGTGACGAAGCTGACGGGCCGCCTCGAGGAACGGCTGCGACTCGATGTCGCCGACCGTTCCGCCGACCTCGGTGATGATGACGTCGGGCTTGGGCGTCTCGTCGGCCTGCAGGCGCATGCGGCGCTTGATCTCGTCGGTGATGTGCGGGATGACCTGCACCGTGTCGCCGAGGTACTCGCCGCGCCGCTCGCGGGCGATCACCTGCGAGTAGATCTGGCCGGTGGTCACGTTGGCGGCCTGCGACAGGTTGATGTCGAGGAAGCGCTCGTAGTGCCCGATGTCGAGGTCGGTCTCGGCGCCGTCGTCGGTGACGAACACCTCGCCATGCTGGAACGGGTTCATCGTGCCCGGATCGACGTTCAGATACGGGTCGAGCTTCTGCATCACGACGCGGAGTCCGCGGGCGGTGAGGAGGTTGCCGAGGCTTGCGGCGGTGAGCCCCTTGCCCAAAGACGAAACGACACCACCTGTCACGAAGATGTGCCTGGTCGTGTCGTTCTTGGGCCCCGCAGAAGAAGAGTTCATCACGGGCTTCGATCCTATCAGGAGGTGGGGGCGCCGAGGCTGAGAAGTTCTCGGGCGTGGGTGAGTGCGGCGTCGGAATCGGCCAGGCCGGACAGCAGTCGTGCCATCTCGGCCTCGCGCTCCGACCCCTCCAAGCGTCGCACGCTCGAGGCTGTGACCGCGCCGTCATTGGCCTTGACGACCGAGAGGTGGTTGCCGGCGAAGGCCGCCACCTGTGCGAGGTGGGTCACGGCGATGACCTGAGAGTTCTCGGCGAGCCGGGCGAGTCGTCGGCCGACTTCG includes:
- a CDS encoding NUDIX domain-containing protein, with protein sequence MTELRDEPFAPEVLQSDLVFQGRVWDVVSDRVSYGDGEMVRQYVKHTGAVAIVAIDDQDRVLLIQQYRHPIRHRDWELPAGLLDVAGEEPLLAAQRELAEEADLVAAHWEQLISSWTTPGGNDELIQIFLATGVEQAAAVHDREDEEADIRLEWVPLADAVDAVLAGRMRNGILAIGVLAAARRRAKE
- a CDS encoding CTP synthase, which encodes MNSSSAGPKNDTTRHIFVTGGVVSSLGKGLTAASLGNLLTARGLRVVMQKLDPYLNVDPGTMNPFQHGEVFVTDDGAETDLDIGHYERFLDINLSQAANVTTGQIYSQVIARERRGEYLGDTVQVIPHITDEIKRRMRLQADETPKPDVIITEVGGTVGDIESQPFLEAARQLRHELGRDSVFFVHVSLVPFMGASGEQKTKPTQHSVAALRQLGIQPDALVLRSDRPVSESNRNKIALMCDVDVEGVINTVDLPSIYDIPSTLNDQGLDSYIVRRLGLAEKAVDVDWTRWNRVLHAVHNPKHEVTIGLVGKYIDLPDAYLSVTEAIKAGGFAQETKVNIRWIPSDLCETPEGAKEQLAQLDGICIPGGFGIRGIEGKLGALKFAREQGIPTLGLCLGLQCMVIEYARDVAGIAGASSSEFDPETSEPVIATMAEQVEILDGGDLGGTMRLGLYQAALAEGSLARELYGTPEASERHRHRYEVNNAYRARLSDAGLVFSGLNPELDLVEYVELPRDVHPYYIATQAHPELRSRPTDPHPLFRGLVGAAIERHRASELFSEDD